CATCCCTCGGCATCCAGGAGAGCCGCTTCGTCGGAAGCCCATCCGCCTTCGGGGCCGATTGCCACGCGAATGGATGGCACCTCGTCCCCGGCAGCGATCAGAACTTCACTCATCATTTGCCGCAGTGTCGTGCCTCGTTCCTGTTCTGCCAGGACAAGCCTTACGGAGTCCTCCTGCGTGCGCGCCGCGACTTTAAGCGGAGCCGGATCTTCGATGAGCGGAACATCGGAGCGGCGGGATTGCTGCGCTGCTTCGTGTGCAATCCGGCGCCAGCGTTCCACGCGCTTCTCTGCGGCCAGTGCCAGGTGCTTTTCGCTGCGTCTCGCGATCACGGGGACAAGCGATTGCACCCCGAGTTCGGTTGCCTTTTCAATCGCCCACTCCATGCGATCGAACTTAAAGATGGAGATCAACAGGGTGATGGGAAGAGCGGGGTCCGCCTTGACCTCAGCGACAAGATTGAAGCGAACCTCCTCCGGCGAGATGCTTGCGATCACGCCATGCCAGACTTGGCCGCCGGCAACGACATCGTATTCCATTCCGGCCTGAGCGCGCAGAACTCGAACCAGATGCATGGCTTGTTCGCCGCTTAGTGTCGCAGTGGCGTCATCCCAGTGATCGGCAATCCATCGGCGTCGTGTCATACGTCTTCTTTCAGAAATTCGTACCTCATCAAGAGTAGAGTAATTCTCTTTTCTCTACCGGCGATAGGAGCGTGTATTCTCCCGCAGAAACAGTTTGGGGGACGCTTGCCGCGTCCCCCATGTGTGGCTGAATCCTCTTGCCTAAGGATTACTTCTTCTTCGCCGTCTTCTTTGCTGCCTTCTTAGCGGGTGCTTTCTTGGCTGCCTTTTTTGCTGTTGCCATGGTTTCTATTCTCCCTTTTCGATGTGCATCGAATCTGCAACACGAGTGTTGCAGTTACGGAAGGTATATGGTTCTTGAAAAAATGTGTCAAGAAAAAAATTGCAATTCGCAGCACACTTCCTCAATTGCGAATCGAAAAAAGCAATGAGGTTCGATCCGATTTTTCCGGATGCAGAAATACGACGAGAGAAGTGCACCTTGAATATCGTTGCTCCACGGGGTCTTCCTCTGGCGTTGCGTGTTGCGACAGCGCTTGCTATCTTCAGTCGGCTGGTTTGGTGCTTCGCACTTCGCATCCAAACTGATTGTGCTGCTCTCCGGGTAGAAACGTCTGCCGCCCGCACCAGTCAAAGGGTTGAGAGCTATCGGCTAAGAGCCGTCGGGTTAAGAGAGGGCCTACACCATGGAAGAAATTGTGATTGTCTCCGCTGTTCGAACACCGATCGGAAAATTTCAGGGCTCCCTCTCTGACTTTTCCGCTGTGCAACTGGGAGCGCTCGCAGTCCGTGAGACGGTCCGGCGCGCCACGGTGGATGCTGCGTCGATCGATGAGTGCATTCTCGGGAACGTTGTCTCTGCTGGCCTTGGCCAGAACCCCGCGCGGCAAGCGGCGATCCGCGGCGGTCTGCCGCCCGAGGTGAGCGCCATGACGATTAACAAGGTTTGCGGTTCCGGGCTAAAAGCGATCGCACTCGCAGCGCAATCCATCCAGACCGGGAACGCCGAGACGGTCGTTGCCGGCGGAATGGAATCGATGACGAACGCGCCGTACCTCCTGCCGCAGGGCCGCAGCGGTTTTCGCATGGGCAACTCCACCGTAGTGGATTCCATGATTCACGATGGCTTGTGGGATGCCTTCTACGACTACCACATGGGGATCACCGGCGAGAACGTGGCAGAGAAGTATGGCATCACCCGCGAAGAGCAGGATGCGTACGCGGTGAACTCCCATTGCAAGGCTGCGGCAGCCACTCGCGAAGGCCGCTTCTCCGAGGAGATTCTGCCGATCGAGATCCCCCCGAAAAAGAAGGGAGAGGAGCCCACCCTCTTCGCACACGATGAATCGATCCGCGAGAATGCGAGCCTCGAGTCTCTGCGCGCGCTGAAGCCTGCATTCAAAAAGGATGGAACGGTGACCGCCGGCAATGCTCCAGGGGTGAACGATGGAGCGGCCGCCTTCGTCGTCACATCGGCGCGCAAGGCAAAGGAGCTGTGGTTGCGGCCGATGGCTGCCATCCGCGCGCAGGCGACCAGCGGCGTGGATCCGAAGTGGGTCATGCTGGCTCCCATTACAGGCGTGAAGAAGCTGCTGGAGCGCGCCGGATGGCCGATCGAGAGCGTGGATCTCTTCGAATTGAACGAAGCATTCGCGGTGCAGGCGATTGCGCTGACTCGCGAGCTGGGTATCCCGCCGGAAAAGTTGAACGTCAATGGGGGGGCGGTCGCACTGGGACATCCTATCGGTGCCAGCGGAGCTCGCTGCCTGGTCACGCTACTGCATGAGATGATCCGTCGCGACGCGCATCGCGGAGTGGTGGCTTTGTGTCTCGGCGGCGGAAACTCTGTCGCCCTGGCCGTCGAGCGTTGACGCGATAGCGTGACCCGGCTGCAAGGATGGGAAGGGCGCTATCGAAGGGCGGCTGCTCTTGGTTGCAATTGGAGGGTGAGAAGCAGATCCTTCCTGCGCTCAGGATGACAATGCTTCTGCGCAGGACAATGCCCTTTGCGCAGGATGACAATGCTTTTGCGCTCAGGATGACAATGCGAGCAACTGATGGCGTAGCGTCTTCAGCACTCGATTACGTTGAGAGCGAGGCCGGCCAGAGACGTTTCCTTGTAGCGCGATTGCATGTCGAGTCCCGTCAGATACATGGTGCGGATGACCTGATCGAGCGATACCTTGTGGCCCTCGGTTTCATTCAGCGCAAGGCGGCAGGCGTGCACAGCCTTCACTCCTCCCATGGCGTTCCGTTCGATGCAGGGAATCTGCACCAGCCCGCCGATGGGATCGCAGGTCATTCCGAGGTTATGCTCCATGCCTATTTCGGCGGCATGTTCCACCTGCGCATTCGATGCGCCCAGGGCGGCGGCCAATCCGCCTGCAGCCATGGAACAGGCAACCCCCACCTCTCCCTGGCAGCCCACTTCGGCCCCGCTGATGGAGGCATTCTCTTTGTAGAGGATGCCGATTGCGGCAGAGGTCAGGAAGTAGCGCAGCAGTCCCTCGTCATCTGCTTCGCTGATGAAGTTGCGATAGTAGTGCGCCACAGCGGGGATCACTCCCGCGGCTCCGTTGGTAGGAGCGGTGACCACGCGGCCGCCCGCAGCATTCTCTTCGTTCACTGCCATTGCATAGACCGTTACCCAGTCCAGCGGTGCAAGCGGATCGGAGATATGACCTGCGGCCGCTTTCGTTTGCAGCCGTTCGGCAAGCCGGTGAGCGCGGCGATGCACATTCAACCCGCCCGGAAGGATCCCTTCGGCGGCGATGCCCCGCTCCACGCATGCCTGCATCACCTGCCACAGGTGGAAGATGCCTTCGCGTACCTGGGCTGCAGCGTCCGGGCCGGTCTTCAGAGCGCATTCATTCGCCAGCATCAACTCCCAGATGGAGAGCTGATGACTCGCCGCCATCTCCAGCAACTCCGCTGCACTGGAAAATGGATAGGGCAGCGCAACCTCTGCACTTTTGGCGGGGGCCTCGCCATCCTCCAAGATGAAGCCGCCGCCAATCGAGAAATAGGTCCAGCTCGAAAGGACCGCCTGCGTCGAATCAAAGGCTGTAAAGCGGACTCCGTTCGGATGCTGCGTCACCGCGCCCGGCGGAAACATCTGATCGCGATGGAATAGAAGATCCTCTGCTTCCTGAAACTGGATTCCGTTTCCGCCCATCAACGGCAGAGTGTGCGTGCTGCGAATCTGCTGGAGCTTGCGCTCTATGGTTGCGGGATCGATCGTGCTGGGCTCTTCGCCGCTTAACCCCAGGAGTATGGCGCGGTCTGTGCCATGGCCGCGCCCGGTGAGCGCAAGCGAGCCATATAGATCCACCAATACGCGAGTGGTTTTTGGCAGGTCGCCCGCCTGTGCCAGCGCGGAAGCAAAGCGCCTCGCAGCCCGCATAGGACCCATGGTGTGCGAACTGGATGGGCCGATGCCCACCTTATAGAGATCAAACAAGCTTGTCTTCATAGAGTCCTGACGATCCGTTCCAAGGTCTATTTTAAGGCTTTTGGGCTGGTGCCTGTTTGGGCGTCGAGGAACGGGAGCGGCGGTGGAGGCGCGGGACGGTACTGCGTCTGGACGGCGTGTTGACAAGCAGGTACGAAGCCGCTGCCATCGCGCGCACGGCGGGCTTGGAATCCCCGAAGGCCGTGATCAGCGCCTGATTCACATCGTCGCCGTGAAAGGCGTTGAGCGAACGTGCTGCCGCAGAGCGGACGAAAGGGTCATGATCCAACAGCGCAGCGATAAGCTGCTCTTTGGTGTTCTGCGTAGGACTCTGAACGAGAAGATTCGCGGCGAGCACGCGGGCAGGGTTGCTGTTGGAGCTTTTACGCAGCGCCTTTGCCACATCCAGACCGATGCCGAGCGGGCCGAGCAATGCATAGGCTCCCTGCTCCGCTCCAAGGCGGGCGAGCGTCGAAGGATTCTGCATGTCGCGTTTTGCCTTCTCCACTGCGCCGGGCCCGCTCTTCTTTTCTCCTTTGAGCACCCCGTAGAGCACATTCTCTCCACTGCGGTCGCCCTGGATCCAAAGCGCCACCGCGGCGTTGAAGCTAACCTCGGGCGCGGAATCGTCGAGTGCCTGCCGCAGCCGCGGGATCAGGGTGCGGTCTCGCGTATTGCCCATGGCTATCACGGCAGCAGCGCGCACCTCTCGATCGGTATCCTCACACGCGGTCAGCACCAACTTCTCTACCCGCGGATCGTTGCCCATGGTTCCCATCGCAGCCATCGCCGCGACGCGCGACGTGACCCTCGCGCTCTTCGCGCTGTATTCAATTACCTGCCATGCCAGTGTCTTACCAGCATCCACGCTTTTGCGCGCGGCATCCAAAGACAGCTCGGAGGGGTCATCCATATCGTCGTTGGTGTCGCCGGGTATCAGCTCCGGGCTGGTGGAGCTTTTCGGCTGAACCTCCTGGCAGATGCTGTGATGGGGCATCAGGCAGAGGAGCAGCAGCGGCAGCATAAATCGAATCGAGACGCTTCTCGTAAGATGTTCCATTCCAGCCACCTCGCTTTGCCGTGAACCATTGCGGGCTGAGCAAATCATCAAGACCGATGTTCGCTAATGCCGCGGCACACTGCATATTACACATTTGGCAATAATACGAGTGCTATACTCGGCGCACGCCCTGTAAAGAAAAATATGCTTTTTAAGTCACTCAGTGCTGCTGTTTATGGCATCGACGCGAGCATCATCGATGTCGAGGTAGATTTTTCAGGTATCAAAACAACCGAAGATCGCTTTCACACGGTTGGCCTTCCGGACGCCGCTGTGCGCGAGAGCCGGGATCGCGTGCGTGCCGCAATCAAGAACTCCGGCTTCGACATTCCACCGACGCACATCACGATCAATCTGGCCCCGGCGGATCTCAAGAAAGAGGGAGCAGGCTTCGATCTGCCAATGGCTATTGGCATCCTCGGGGCCTATGGCGGCTTGCAACTGCGGGATACGAGCCAGTTCCTGCTGGTAGGAGAGCTTGGTCTGGATGGCGGCGTGCGTTCGGTTCCGGGGATGCTTCCGGTTGCCATCGCAGCGCGGGAGCGCGGAATCAAGAACCTGATTCTGCCCGCTGCCAACGCTGCCGAAGCAGCGGTGGTCGAAGGTGTGGATGTCTATCCTGTCACCTCTCTGCTGCAGGCGCGGGAACTGCTGAATGCGGCTGCCAACGGCGGTATCACCACTCCTCCCTTTCGCATTGCCACGGAAAACCTGCTGGGCGAGCTGCAGCATTTTTCTCTCGACTTCAAGGATGTGCGCGGACAGCAGACCGCCAAGCGTGCGCTGGAGATTGCGGCTGCGGGCAGCCACAACATCCTGATGATTGGCCCTCCGGGATCGGGCAAGACGATGCTGGCTAAACGGCTGCCATCGATCCTCGCTGCTCTGAGTTTTGAGGAGGCGCTGGAGACGACGAAGATTCACTCGGTCGCGGGCGTGCTGGATCCGGAAGCCGGTCTGGTCACGCAGCGTCCGTTTCGCTCTCCTCACCATACGATTTCGGATGCGGGACTGATTGGCGGAGGCGCTATCCCCCGGCCCGGCGAGGTTTCGCTGTCCCACAATGGAGTGTTGTTTCTCGACGAACTCCCGGAGTTTCCGCGCAATGTGCTCGAGGTAATGCGCCAGCCCCTCGAAGACGGCACCGTCACCATAGCGCGTGCTTCCATGTCGCTGAGCTTCCCGGCGCGCTTCATGCTTGCGGCGGCAATGAATCCCTGCCCTTGCGGATACTTCAACGACAAGTCCCGCGAATGTCGCTGTACGCCGCCGATGATCCAGCGCTACATCTCCAAGGTTTCCGGCCCATTATTGGACCGCATCGATATCCACATCGAGGTTCCGGCGGTGCAATACAAAGAGTTGCGATCCGGAGCTGCGGCAGAAGGTTCGAAAGAGATTCGCGATCGCGTGCTTGCGGCGCGGGAGCGGCAGAAGCAGCGCTTCAAGAGTGCGGGGGAGAAGATCTACTCCAATGCGCAGATGGGAACCCGTCAGATTCGCACCTTCTGCGAACTCGCGCCAGACGCCGAACGGCTGCTGGAACGCGCCATGCAGCAGCAGGGGCTGAGCGCGCGAGCCCATGATCGCATCCTGAAAGTGGCACGGACGATTGCCGATCTGCAGGGGGAGCCTGCCCTGAATGTAGGGCACATTGCCGAGGCGATCCAATACCGCACGCTCGACCGTAGCTATTGGAGCTAAGGGGCTTGAGTCCTAAGGGCTAGGCGGTGGGCAGAACGCTGGGGCGAAAGGACGTAGCTCTGGTTTTTGGGGAGAGAGCCCGTCCGTTGCGGTGCACAATCGTCAAGCTCTCGCGCTCAAGAATCTTGCGCGCCTGGCAGCGGGCGTGATTCGCCCAGGGGCCGATCGGGTCCAGCTTGATGTAGGTTGTCCAGTGGCGAAGCGCTTTGCGGCGCTCTCCGGTGCGCTCGTAGGCCAGCGCGAGGTTGTAGTGGGCATCCGCATAGCCTGGAGCTACACGAATCGCGCCGCAATAGGCCTGGATCGCGTCCGGAAGGCGCTGGAGTTCGTCCAGTACGTTTCCCAGGTCAAAGAAGGCGAGAGCGTAGCCTGGATCCGCTTCCGTCGCGCGGCGGTAGAGGTACTCCGCCCGGCTGTAGTGGCGTTGATTGTAGTGAATGGTTCCCAGGTTGATGCAGGCCGGTGCATGATCCGGATCGATTTCGAGAATTTGTTCGTAGAGCGCGGAGGCTTCCTTGAGCTGCGATGCCTCTTCGTTGCGGATTGCCGCAAAGAACAGCTCTTGCAAACGGCCCTCGCGCGCAGCGAGGGCAGAGGACGATTCGCGAACTTTGGCCAGCCGGTCCTCGTTGGCAGACTCAAAATCAAAGACGAATTGCCGTGCAATCGGGTCCATCATTGCGCCACTGTAGCGGAAGGCTACATGGGAACCGGCGCGGATCACTCCTGCCTCCAGCAGCGGATTGACCATGCCTGACACGCTGCGCATGGCGGAGATGGAGGCGCGGATGCTGGCCACTGAAAGACGGGTGGCACGCAGATCGCGGAGTTTTCTGAGCTGGACCAGATCCTGAAAAGTATAGAGCTCGCTGGAGGCAACTAATCCCGCCCGCTCCCACGCTCGGAGTTGCCTGGCGTGGATGCGTAGAATCCGAAGTACATCCTGGCGGCAATATCGGGTCACAATTGGATACTCATAAAAAAGCCGGTTGCACCCGTGCTTCTGACGCGATTATGCGCACGTGCTCTCCTAAGAGCAATAGGCTCATTGTAAAAATCAGTGGATAACGCGGTACCGGAGACGATACGCGCCAAAAAAGTGAAGAAAAACTGTTGTCGTGACTGGAAAACGGGGAATCTGGAGCCGACGAGCGGACTTGAACCGCTGACCTGCCGATTACGAATCGGCTGCTCTACCAACTGAGCTACGTCGGCCTTGCCATGGTTGATTGTATCGTTGCAGCGAGGGATCGTAAAGAGAGCGGGCTCAGCCTCGTACTTGCCGCAGGAGCTTCGCAAAAAGAGCGGAAATCATCGTCTAAAAGAACGAAAAAGCCGCCCGGCAACAGGGCGGCTTTTTCTCTTAGGGAGAATAGTTCCAACGGAGGCAAGGCCATCAGAACTTTCTGGCGAAATAGTATGGTCGCCTCCAGAGGGTGTCAAGGCAAAATCCGGGAAGGAATAAGTGGTGCATTGTCGGGTACTTAGAGGGGTAGGAAAATATCCAGCGAAAGGATCGTATTCGCCTATTCTTCGCTAAATTTTCACACTAAGTAATGCCTAATGAGATATTTATCCTTGGAGTTGCCTCGTTCCATGTGCAAGTAGCAGAGCCTAGTAATTCCGCAGGTTCAGGCTGATGAACTCCATCTCTTCCATCGACGAGGCTGGTTTCCCACGCAGGCGGCGATAGAGCGCACGGGCTCCCCCAAGAAATATTCCGAGCAGAAGCGTGCCTCCGCAGAGGATGCCGCTCAGGGTAGCGATGCCGATGAGCAGGCGGCCGGCCTTCGCTGCTTCGCTGATATAGCCCTGGGGATGATCCCAGGTGACTTCGGCAGTGTAGTTCACCTGCGAGGCGAGCCTGTGGGCATCATCCGCGGAAAAGCCTCCGCTGGTAACCGCCACCATGGGGCCGCTGCGGCGTACGGAGAGCGCAGTGGTCCTACTCTCTGCAAGGGCTTCGGGCCATCCGCTCTGGGGAGTGTTGCCGGCTGCCAGGAAGTCCTGGATCGCCTTCTCCTGCCCGGCGGCAAGCTGCGGCGTGGGGTAGTTGAGGAGGGTCAGTGTTCCGTCTCCGCTCTTCAAGTGGTAGTGGGCCGTGATGGCCTCCGCCCCGCGAGTGAAGTCGATGAGGCGCGGAGGCAGGACGCCACCGCTCCGCGTATAACCGGCGTCTCCCAGCGCATAGTGCGTGGTCTGGGCTTCGAGCGCGTCGGCAGGGAGATAGCGCGGCAACGGCGGTGGCACATTCGTTGAGCCTGCTGGTGTGGGCAGATCTTTCGCGAGTTCGCGCAGCTCCGCGGCGGACATGCTGGTGACGCGATCAAAAGCCGCGTCTACGACGGTGTTGCCCGTCCAGAAGAGAACACGGTTGTTATCCGATGCGCCGCCCTGGCCGATGTCTTCCTTCGGCATGCCGGAGCGACGATAGAAGGTGTAGGCTCCGTAGGCCCCGGTTGCGTCTTCAAAACGAATCACGCGCACACGCAGCTTGCTTGCATCCCGCGTGTAATCTCCTTGCTCGAAGCGGACAAAGCCGTATTCCTTCAGCACATCGACATTGGCTGGATCGGCGGCCTGCGGCTGCGCGGCGCTGATCGCCGCGCTCGATAGATGCCAACCCGCGAAGTCGGCGGGTAGCAGCGGCTGCGGTGGCGCAGGAGAAGCTTTAGGCTTGGCCAGGAGGCAGACGGGGGACAGAAGAAGCGCGGTAAGGACAAGACTACGAAAGCGCGTTGAGAGAGACATACAGTTCTGAATGTGAGACTACCATTCCGCGCAAAGTTTTGGTGCGCTCGCAGGACTTGCACCCGATAAATCAAT
This window of the Acidisarcina sp. genome carries:
- a CDS encoding YifB family Mg chelatase-like AAA ATPase; amino-acid sequence: MLFKSLSAAVYGIDASIIDVEVDFSGIKTTEDRFHTVGLPDAAVRESRDRVRAAIKNSGFDIPPTHITINLAPADLKKEGAGFDLPMAIGILGAYGGLQLRDTSQFLLVGELGLDGGVRSVPGMLPVAIAARERGIKNLILPAANAAEAAVVEGVDVYPVTSLLQARELLNAAANGGITTPPFRIATENLLGELQHFSLDFKDVRGQQTAKRALEIAAAGSHNILMIGPPGSGKTMLAKRLPSILAALSFEEALETTKIHSVAGVLDPEAGLVTQRPFRSPHHTISDAGLIGGGAIPRPGEVSLSHNGVLFLDELPEFPRNVLEVMRQPLEDGTVTIARASMSLSFPARFMLAAAMNPCPCGYFNDKSRECRCTPPMIQRYISKVSGPLLDRIDIHIEVPAVQYKELRSGAAAEGSKEIRDRVLAARERQKQRFKSAGEKIYSNAQMGTRQIRTFCELAPDAERLLERAMQQQGLSARAHDRILKVARTIADLQGEPALNVGHIAEAIQYRTLDRSYWS
- a CDS encoding 16S rRNA (uracil(1498)-N(3))-methyltransferase, with the protein product MTRRRWIADHWDDATATLSGEQAMHLVRVLRAQAGMEYDVVAGGQVWHGVIASISPEEVRFNLVAEVKADPALPITLLISIFKFDRMEWAIEKATELGVQSLVPVIARRSEKHLALAAEKRVERWRRIAHEAAQQSRRSDVPLIEDPAPLKVAARTQEDSVRLVLAEQERGTTLRQMMSEVLIAAGDEVPSIRVAIGPEGGWASDEAALLDAEGWRSVSLGPRILRAETAAIAALSVIAAMLE
- a CDS encoding acetyl-CoA C-acetyltransferase — its product is MEEIVIVSAVRTPIGKFQGSLSDFSAVQLGALAVRETVRRATVDAASIDECILGNVVSAGLGQNPARQAAIRGGLPPEVSAMTINKVCGSGLKAIALAAQSIQTGNAETVVAGGMESMTNAPYLLPQGRSGFRMGNSTVVDSMIHDGLWDAFYDYHMGITGENVAEKYGITREEQDAYAVNSHCKAAAATREGRFSEEILPIEIPPKKKGEEPTLFAHDESIRENASLESLRALKPAFKKDGTVTAGNAPGVNDGAAAFVVTSARKAKELWLRPMAAIRAQATSGVDPKWVMLAPITGVKKLLERAGWPIESVDLFELNEAFAVQAIALTRELGIPPEKLNVNGGAVALGHPIGASGARCLVTLLHEMIRRDAHRGVVALCLGGGNSVALAVER
- a CDS encoding tetratricopeptide repeat protein; the encoded protein is MTRYCRQDVLRILRIHARQLRAWERAGLVASSELYTFQDLVQLRKLRDLRATRLSVASIRASISAMRSVSGMVNPLLEAGVIRAGSHVAFRYSGAMMDPIARQFVFDFESANEDRLAKVRESSSALAAREGRLQELFFAAIRNEEASQLKEASALYEQILEIDPDHAPACINLGTIHYNQRHYSRAEYLYRRATEADPGYALAFFDLGNVLDELQRLPDAIQAYCGAIRVAPGYADAHYNLALAYERTGERRKALRHWTTYIKLDPIGPWANHARCQARKILERESLTIVHRNGRALSPKTRATSFRPSVLPTA
- a CDS encoding DUF6599 family protein; this translates as MSLSTRFRSLVLTALLLSPVCLLAKPKASPAPPQPLLPADFAGWHLSSAAISAAQPQAADPANVDVLKEYGFVRFEQGDYTRDASKLRVRVIRFEDATGAYGAYTFYRRSGMPKEDIGQGGASDNNRVLFWTGNTVVDAAFDRVTSMSAAELRELAKDLPTPAGSTNVPPPLPRYLPADALEAQTTHYALGDAGYTRSGGVLPPRLIDFTRGAEAITAHYHLKSGDGTLTLLNYPTPQLAAGQEKAIQDFLAAGNTPQSGWPEALAESRTTALSVRRSGPMVAVTSGGFSADDAHRLASQVNYTAEVTWDHPQGYISEAAKAGRLLIGIATLSGILCGGTLLLGIFLGGARALYRRLRGKPASSMEEMEFISLNLRNY
- a CDS encoding L-serine ammonia-lyase yields the protein MKTSLFDLYKVGIGPSSSHTMGPMRAARRFASALAQAGDLPKTTRVLVDLYGSLALTGRGHGTDRAILLGLSGEEPSTIDPATIERKLQQIRSTHTLPLMGGNGIQFQEAEDLLFHRDQMFPPGAVTQHPNGVRFTAFDSTQAVLSSWTYFSIGGGFILEDGEAPAKSAEVALPYPFSSAAELLEMAASHQLSIWELMLANECALKTGPDAAAQVREGIFHLWQVMQACVERGIAAEGILPGGLNVHRRAHRLAERLQTKAAAGHISDPLAPLDWVTVYAMAVNEENAAGGRVVTAPTNGAAGVIPAVAHYYRNFISEADDEGLLRYFLTSAAIGILYKENASISGAEVGCQGEVGVACSMAAGGLAAALGASNAQVEHAAEIGMEHNLGMTCDPIGGLVQIPCIERNAMGGVKAVHACRLALNETEGHKVSLDQVIRTMYLTGLDMQSRYKETSLAGLALNVIEC
- a CDS encoding HEAT repeat domain-containing protein; the protein is MEHLTRSVSIRFMLPLLLLCLMPHHSICQEVQPKSSTSPELIPGDTNDDMDDPSELSLDAARKSVDAGKTLAWQVIEYSAKSARVTSRVAAMAAMGTMGNDPRVEKLVLTACEDTDREVRAAAVIAMGNTRDRTLIPRLRQALDDSAPEVSFNAAVALWIQGDRSGENVLYGVLKGEKKSGPGAVEKAKRDMQNPSTLARLGAEQGAYALLGPLGIGLDVAKALRKSSNSNPARVLAANLLVQSPTQNTKEQLIAALLDHDPFVRSAAARSLNAFHGDDVNQALITAFGDSKPAVRAMAAASYLLVNTPSRRSTVPRLHRRSRSSTPKQAPAQKP